One Gloeothece verrucosa PCC 7822 DNA window includes the following coding sequences:
- a CDS encoding NAD(P) transhydrogenase subunit alpha — protein sequence MSPELLTGLVVFVLASFVGFEVINKVPPTLHTPLMSGANAISGIAVVGALLISGPTEWNLTVILGLIAVILAMINVVGGFVVTDRMLQMFKKKEAKSS from the coding sequence ATGAGTCCAGAATTATTAACCGGCCTAGTTGTTTTCGTTTTAGCCTCTTTTGTTGGCTTTGAAGTGATTAATAAAGTTCCACCCACCTTACATACTCCCCTTATGTCTGGGGCGAATGCTATCTCGGGAATTGCGGTAGTAGGTGCATTACTGATCTCAGGTCCGACTGAGTGGAATCTGACTGTAATTTTAGGGCTGATAGCCGTCATTTTAGCGATGATCAACGTTGTAGGCGGCTTTGTCGTTACAGATCGAATGCTGCAAATGTTTAAGAAAAAGGAGGCAAAATCGTCATGA
- a CDS encoding NAD(P)(+) transhydrogenase (Re/Si-specific) subunit beta: protein MNNTAIELAYLTASALFIVGLKQLGSPASARQGNLVASVGMLIAIVATMLNQSVLNYQMILVAVLIGSLIGTLTAQKVAMTEMPQMVGIFNGLGGAASSLIAIGEYWRLLGTGEPITFDATLIAILGILIGGVTFTGSVLAFAKLQGLVSGSPVTFPFQQPFNALLMALFLAGSAYLFFDPSSIDVFLSLVVLSLIFGALFVLPIGGGDMPVVISLLNSYSGLAASAAGFILMNNVLIISGALVGASGIILTQIMCKAMNRSLFSVLFGAFGGESTVAAGGGALEQDKVVRAIDPEEGAMMLGYAQSVVIVPGYGMAVAQAQHTVRELADQLEKMGVTVKYAIHPVAGRMPGHMNVLLAEANVPYPQLYDMDDINPDFEQTDVALVIGANDVVNPAARHDAASPIYGMPILDVDKAKHTIVIKRGMSTGFAGVDNELFYKSNTLMLFGSAQNMVSQLVSQVKQL, encoded by the coding sequence ATGAATAATACAGCAATTGAACTAGCGTATTTAACCGCCTCTGCCCTATTTATCGTCGGCTTAAAACAACTGGGATCGCCGGCTTCTGCCCGTCAAGGTAACCTTGTGGCCTCAGTAGGGATGTTAATTGCCATCGTTGCCACGATGTTAAATCAATCGGTATTAAATTATCAAATGATTCTGGTGGCGGTCCTGATTGGTTCACTGATTGGAACCCTTACCGCCCAAAAAGTCGCCATGACAGAAATGCCCCAGATGGTCGGTATTTTTAACGGCTTAGGCGGTGCGGCAAGTTCTCTAATTGCCATAGGGGAATATTGGCGGCTTCTCGGTACCGGTGAACCCATTACCTTTGATGCTACCCTAATTGCTATTTTGGGGATCTTGATTGGCGGCGTTACTTTTACTGGTAGTGTGTTGGCTTTTGCCAAGTTACAGGGATTAGTCAGTGGTTCTCCGGTCACTTTTCCCTTTCAGCAACCCTTTAACGCCCTGTTAATGGCACTGTTTTTGGCAGGAAGTGCCTATCTCTTCTTTGATCCGAGTTCTATCGATGTTTTCTTGTCTTTAGTCGTGCTTTCCCTGATCTTTGGGGCGCTGTTTGTGCTGCCCATCGGTGGGGGAGATATGCCAGTAGTGATCTCGTTGCTAAATTCCTATTCGGGTTTAGCCGCGTCTGCTGCCGGTTTCATCTTAATGAACAACGTACTGATCATTTCTGGCGCTTTAGTGGGCGCTTCGGGGATTATTTTAACCCAGATCATGTGTAAAGCCATGAATCGATCCCTGTTTAGCGTTCTGTTTGGGGCCTTTGGGGGTGAAAGTACCGTTGCGGCTGGCGGTGGTGCCCTCGAACAAGATAAAGTCGTCCGGGCGATTGATCCTGAAGAAGGAGCGATGATGTTAGGCTATGCTCAGTCTGTGGTTATTGTTCCCGGTTATGGGATGGCAGTCGCCCAAGCACAACATACGGTGCGAGAATTGGCTGATCAGTTAGAGAAGATGGGAGTAACGGTTAAATATGCTATTCATCCAGTGGCAGGAAGAATGCCCGGACACATGAATGTGTTATTGGCAGAGGCCAATGTGCCTTATCCGCAACTGTACGACATGGATGATATTAATCCCGATTTTGAACAAACCGATGTGGCGCTGGTAATTGGGGCGAATGATGTGGTTAACCCGGCGGCGCGGCATGATGCGGCTAGTCCAATTTATGGGATGCCCATTTTAGATGTGGATAAGGCTAAACATACCATTGTGATTAAGCGGGGTATGAGTACGGGTTTTGCTGGCGTTGATAATGAGTTGTTTTATAAGTCGAATACCTTGATGCTGTTTGGTAGCGCTCAAAATATGGTGTCTCAATTAGTTTCTCAAGTGAAACAGTTGTAA
- a CDS encoding Uma2 family endonuclease: protein MIAISDRQYMTPEEYLQWEEQQEIKYEYLDGEVYAMTGGTLPHNDLALNLASILKNHVRGRGCKVQISDGKVKVSEAGPFFYPDVVVSCDERDKTAIKHLQYPSVIAEVLSPSTERFDRGKKFRSYRRLSSLKEYVLISTEQKMIEVFRLNEKGLWELETYGEEDELQLTSINFSCPIALVYEDVILEPESDEI from the coding sequence ATGATCGCCATTTCCGACCGCCAATATATGACCCCCGAAGAATATTTACAATGGGAAGAACAACAAGAGATTAAATATGAATATCTTGATGGGGAAGTGTACGCTATGACTGGGGGGACACTTCCTCATAATGATCTTGCGCTTAACCTAGCTTCTATTTTAAAAAATCATGTCCGAGGTAGGGGATGTAAGGTACAGATATCAGATGGTAAGGTAAAAGTTTCTGAGGCTGGGCCTTTCTTTTATCCTGATGTGGTGGTTTCTTGCGATGAAAGAGATAAAACGGCTATTAAACATTTACAGTATCCCTCTGTCATTGCTGAAGTGCTTTCTCCGAGTACAGAAAGGTTTGATCGGGGTAAAAAATTTCGCTCTTATCGCCGCCTTTCTAGTTTAAAGGAATATGTGTTGATCAGTACCGAGCAAAAGATGATTGAGGTTTTCCGCTTGAATGAAAAAGGGTTGTGGGAACTTGAGACTTATGGGGAAGAGGATGAGTTACAGTTAACCAGTATTAATTTTAGCTGTCCCATAGCTTTAGTTTATGAGGATGTTATTTTAGAACCGGAGTCTGATGAAATATAG
- a CDS encoding ribbon-helix-helix protein, CopG family — protein sequence MSRDEQLKVRLTKEEMERLEAYAKSKGYSKSEIIRDYIKRLPKPCPER from the coding sequence ATGTCAAGAGACGAGCAACTAAAAGTCAGGTTAACAAAAGAAGAAATGGAGCGTTTAGAAGCTTATGCAAAATCAAAAGGATACTCAAAGTCAGAAATTATAAGAGATTATATTAAACGACTTCCAAAACCTTGTCCTGAGCGATAG
- the dacB gene encoding D-alanyl-D-alanine carboxypeptidase/D-alanyl-D-alanine endopeptidase codes for MLIQAKFWRAFLLGAVWLVGVQFPQQIVLAEIPSTNSSVATAEPICPANLREAIEEVITRPEWRRSRWGILIKTLKDGKRLYGLDEQKYFVAASNVKLLTTAAALRELGADFRIRTSVYAVGKPPRLKDLRVVGRGDPSLTTAQLKLLAQQLKQKGIRYIEQLIVDDSYFKELPLNPSWEWSDLVFNIAPSVNSLILNENAATIKLIPQQVDEPTQLEWLDSVAARQWQVENESITGPKGTKNTIDFNRSFTQLDLKITGQLAVDQEADTTTIAIPDPARYFLESFRQVLLEEGIEINQATIVKDSSAAEEGKELAFVESPPLIMLVDKANTESNNLYAEAIAKILATQSRDKAAVDVIKQSLIDLGVEADSFKLVDGSGLSRQNLVSPEAIVETLELMAESLQGEIYRNSLAVGAEKGTLQGRFIDTAVAGNLQGKTGTLTGVSALSGYLNVPNYQPLVFSIIVNSTDQSSINVRKAIDEIVIFSSGLHRC; via the coding sequence ATGCTAATTCAAGCAAAATTTTGGAGAGCATTTTTATTAGGTGCTGTTTGGTTGGTAGGAGTACAATTTCCTCAGCAAATAGTTTTAGCTGAAATTCCCTCAACTAATTCTAGTGTAGCGACAGCCGAGCCGATTTGTCCGGCCAATTTGCGAGAGGCTATTGAGGAGGTGATCACTCGTCCGGAATGGCGGCGATCTCGTTGGGGTATTCTCATCAAAACCCTTAAAGATGGAAAACGGCTTTATGGTTTAGATGAGCAGAAATATTTTGTGGCGGCTTCTAATGTGAAATTATTAACCACTGCTGCGGCTTTACGTGAATTAGGGGCTGATTTTCGCATTCGGACTTCGGTTTATGCTGTGGGTAAACCTCCTCGTTTAAAAGATTTACGGGTTGTGGGTAGAGGCGATCCGTCTTTGACGACTGCACAATTAAAACTCTTGGCACAGCAGTTAAAACAAAAGGGTATTCGCTACATTGAGCAGTTAATTGTTGATGATAGTTATTTTAAAGAATTGCCGCTTAATCCTTCTTGGGAATGGTCGGATCTGGTGTTTAATATCGCTCCTTCGGTGAATAGTTTGATTCTCAATGAAAATGCAGCCACGATTAAATTAATCCCTCAACAAGTGGATGAACCCACTCAGTTAGAATGGTTAGATTCGGTGGCGGCTAGACAATGGCAAGTAGAAAATGAATCGATTACTGGGCCTAAAGGCACAAAAAATACTATTGATTTTAACCGCAGTTTTACTCAATTAGACCTCAAAATTACTGGGCAGTTAGCGGTTGATCAGGAAGCCGATACAACGACTATTGCTATTCCTGATCCGGCTAGGTATTTTTTAGAATCTTTTCGTCAAGTGTTATTAGAGGAAGGGATTGAAATTAATCAAGCAACTATCGTTAAAGATTCATCGGCGGCTGAAGAAGGAAAAGAATTAGCCTTTGTTGAATCGCCACCGTTAATAATGTTAGTGGATAAAGCTAACACAGAAAGTAATAATTTATATGCTGAAGCAATTGCTAAAATTTTAGCCACTCAGTCAAGGGATAAGGCGGCGGTAGATGTCATTAAACAAAGTTTAATTGATTTAGGCGTTGAAGCCGATAGTTTTAAGTTAGTAGATGGTTCGGGATTATCTCGTCAAAATTTAGTCAGTCCAGAAGCGATTGTTGAAACTTTGGAATTGATGGCCGAAAGTTTACAAGGAGAAATTTATCGAAATTCCTTAGCCGTAGGGGCAGAAAAAGGAACCTTACAAGGTCGATTTATAGACACGGCTGTTGCTGGTAATTTACAAGGAAAAACAGGAACTCTAACCGGAGTTTCGGCTTTATCAGGTTATTTAAATGTGCCCAATTATCAGCCTTTGGTGTTTAGTATTATCGTTAATTCTACCGATCAATCTTCAATAAATGTGAGAAAAGCGATCGATGAAATTGTCATATTCAGTAGTGGGTTACATCGTTGTTAA
- the gorA gene encoding glutathione-disulfide reductase, with product MTYDFDLFVIGGGSGGIATARRAAEYGAKVGLAEFNRLGGTCVNRGCVPKKLMVYASRFPDIFEESQGYGWSPVESHLNWEKMITAVNNEVDRLNGIYQRMLDNSQVQLFRNYACLVDPHTVEVGDTKVTADKILIAVGGHPLKPDIPGIEYTIVSDDMFHLREQPKRIVILGAGYIGVEFSCIMHGLGTEVTQIIRSDKILRGFDEDIRSTIQDAMQAHGIRILNNSQPTAIEKTPEGLKVYVKCDDGHGEIVVADAVGLAATGRIPNIDKLGLEKVGVEVTNGSIVVNEYSQTSQENIYAVGDCTNRINLTPVAINEGRAFADTMFGGKHRIMSHENVPSAVFSQPEAATVGLTEAQAKQQYGEDAIQIYRAKFRQMYYTLTGKDEKTLMKLVVEKATDRVLGAHMVGEHAAELIQGVAIAVKMGAKKSDFDATVGIHPTAGEEFVTMR from the coding sequence ATGACTTATGACTTTGACTTATTTGTGATCGGTGGAGGTTCCGGAGGAATAGCAACCGCCAGACGTGCAGCAGAATACGGAGCAAAAGTCGGGTTAGCAGAATTTAACCGCTTAGGGGGAACCTGTGTTAACCGGGGTTGCGTCCCTAAAAAATTAATGGTTTATGCTTCCCGCTTTCCGGATATTTTTGAAGAATCTCAAGGATATGGTTGGAGTCCGGTAGAGAGTCATTTAAACTGGGAAAAAATGATCACCGCCGTCAATAATGAGGTGGATCGCCTCAACGGAATTTATCAGCGTATGTTGGATAATTCTCAGGTCCAACTCTTTCGTAATTATGCCTGTTTAGTTGATCCTCATACCGTCGAAGTAGGAGACACAAAAGTCACGGCTGATAAAATTTTAATTGCGGTTGGGGGTCATCCGCTTAAACCCGATATTCCGGGCATAGAATATACTATCGTCTCTGATGATATGTTTCATCTGCGTGAACAACCGAAGCGAATTGTCATCCTTGGGGCGGGATATATTGGAGTAGAATTTTCTTGTATTATGCACGGCTTAGGCACAGAAGTTACTCAAATTATTCGCTCAGATAAAATTTTACGGGGATTTGATGAGGATATTCGTTCTACCATTCAAGACGCGATGCAAGCTCACGGGATTCGCATTCTCAATAATAGCCAGCCTACCGCCATCGAAAAAACCCCTGAAGGGTTAAAAGTTTATGTAAAATGTGATGATGGTCATGGGGAAATAGTCGTAGCGGATGCGGTAGGATTAGCCGCCACTGGACGTATACCGAATATAGATAAATTAGGATTAGAAAAAGTCGGAGTAGAAGTCACAAATGGCTCAATCGTTGTGAATGAATATAGCCAAACTTCTCAAGAGAATATTTATGCGGTAGGAGACTGTACAAATCGTATCAATTTAACCCCGGTGGCCATTAATGAAGGTCGCGCTTTTGCTGATACTATGTTTGGGGGAAAACATCGTATTATGAGCCATGAAAATGTGCCCTCTGCGGTGTTTAGTCAGCCTGAAGCCGCTACTGTAGGGTTAACCGAAGCCCAAGCCAAGCAACAATATGGAGAGGATGCTATTCAGATTTATCGCGCTAAGTTTCGTCAGATGTACTACACTTTAACTGGCAAGGATGAAAAAACCTTGATGAAATTAGTGGTGGAAAAAGCCACTGATCGCGTTCTAGGGGCGCACATGGTGGGAGAACACGCCGCCGAATTGATTCAAGGAGTAGCGATCGCGGTTAAAATGGGCGCGAAAAAATCCGATTTTGATGCTACTGTTGGTATTCATCCTACTGCGGGCGAAGAATTTGTCACCATGCGATAA
- the fxsT gene encoding FxSxx-COOH system tetratricopeptide repeat protein, with protein sequence MPKSGVRQFVGRDEALKKLDKQLQESERIAISTLTGMGGIGKTELALQYALADRDKVEEERNYQAGICWINVSEETSNIEEKTNVGIQILDFAKNYLQIQIPEENELKLKDRIQVCWQKWRKGDTLIIFDNVKYLEQIEDYLPPQSKKFKLIITTRNINLRNNFNLLELDLLDEESAIKLLGSFIGDKRIEQEREDAEKLCNWLGYLPLSIELAARYLEDTGEKIENYYQKLQQQKLKDKSLERPKDQLMTAKRGVIATFELSWQELSEDTKQLGCFLSLFEAQPIPWKFIETHLGEAAVKSTSKFKNIFSSIVQIFIRNKSQIELSQSQQQLRELTKLSLIKEKNEQVYEIHTLIHEYLRDKLNESKLVNSAKETYCQLMGAIAKEIPEQTVQSDIQKLTPIIPHLAVAARELSQWIKNDDLMWVYVGLKRFYEGQGLYKEAEPWGKQCLSVTQERFFGDDLDVARSLNNLAGLYKIQGRYNEAEPLYIQALEMYRRMFEGDHPDVATNLNDLAALYDDQGRYTEAEPLYIQAYEMYRRMFEGNHPQVATSLNNLAALYYHQGRYTEAEPLYTEAYEMTRRIFTGDHPSVATSLNNLALFYKSQGRYTEAEPLYTEALEMRRRIFTGDHPDVATSLNNLALLYKIQGKYTEAEPLYTEALEMIRRMFEGDHPDVATSLNNLALLYSSQDRYTEAEPLCTEALEMRRRMFEGDHPDVASSLNNLAVLYRIQGRYTKAEPLYTEALKMRRRIFTGDHPDVARNLNNLAELYRIQGRYTEAEPLYTEALEMRRRMFEGDHPDVTTSLNNLAELYCSQDRYTEAEPLYTEALEMTKRMFDGNHPSVAGSLNNLAVLYYNQGRYTEAEPLYNEALEMTKRMFDGDHPSVATSLNNLALLYKSQGRYTEAEPLYTEALEMRRRIFTGDHPDVALSLNNLAELYYSQDRYDEAKSLYTEALEMAERTLGTDHPTTQSIRQNYDDLQSII encoded by the coding sequence TTGCCTAAAAGTGGTGTTCGTCAATTCGTGGGAAGAGATGAAGCTTTAAAAAAACTAGACAAACAGCTTCAAGAATCAGAAAGGATAGCCATTTCAACTTTGACGGGAATGGGAGGTATAGGTAAAACTGAATTAGCCTTACAGTATGCTTTAGCCGATAGGGACAAAGTAGAAGAAGAACGTAATTATCAAGCGGGAATTTGTTGGATTAATGTTTCTGAAGAAACAAGTAATATAGAAGAAAAAACTAATGTAGGGATACAAATATTAGATTTTGCTAAAAATTATTTGCAAATACAAATACCAGAAGAAAATGAATTAAAATTAAAAGATAGAATCCAAGTTTGCTGGCAGAAATGGAGAAAAGGCGACACATTAATTATTTTTGATAATGTTAAATATTTGGAGCAAATAGAAGATTATCTTCCCCCACAGTCAAAAAAATTTAAACTTATTATTACCACGAGAAATATTAATTTAAGAAACAATTTTAACCTTCTAGAGTTAGACCTACTAGATGAGGAATCAGCTATCAAATTGTTAGGTTCATTTATAGGAGATAAAAGAATAGAACAAGAAAGAGAAGACGCAGAAAAACTATGCAACTGGCTAGGTTATCTTCCCCTAAGTATAGAATTGGCAGCCCGTTATCTAGAAGATACGGGAGAAAAAATTGAAAATTATTACCAAAAATTGCAACAGCAAAAACTTAAAGATAAAAGTTTAGAAAGACCCAAAGACCAATTAATGACGGCGAAAAGAGGAGTGATAGCCACTTTTGAGTTAAGTTGGCAAGAACTATCAGAAGATACAAAACAACTAGGATGCTTTCTGAGCCTCTTTGAAGCCCAACCCATTCCTTGGAAATTTATCGAAACCCACCTTGGTGAAGCCGCCGTCAAATCTACTAGCAAGTTTAAAAACATTTTTTCCTCAATTGTTCAAATTTTTATTAGAAATAAAAGCCAGATAGAACTAAGCCAATCTCAGCAACAATTACGAGAACTAACTAAACTTAGCCTGATTAAAGAGAAAAATGAACAGGTTTATGAAATACACACATTAATTCATGAATATTTAAGAGATAAATTAAATGAATCAAAACTGGTCAACAGTGCTAAAGAGACTTATTGCCAGTTAATGGGAGCTATCGCTAAAGAAATCCCAGAGCAAACTGTACAGAGTGATATCCAAAAACTTACCCCTATTATTCCCCATTTAGCAGTAGCAGCAAGAGAGCTAAGTCAATGGATAAAAAATGATGATTTAATGTGGGTTTATGTAGGATTAAAAAGATTTTATGAAGGCCAGGGTTTATATAAAGAGGCAGAACCTTGGGGTAAACAATGCTTATCTGTCACTCAAGAGAGATTCTTTGGAGATGATCTGGATGTGGCAAGGAGCTTGAACAATTTAGCAGGACTCTACAAAATCCAAGGCAGATATAACGAAGCCGAACCTCTTTACATCCAAGCTTTAGAGATGTATAGGCGAATGTTTGAGGGTGACCATCCCGATGTGGCAACAAACTTGAACGATTTAGCAGCACTCTACGATGACCAAGGCAGATACACCGAAGCCGAACCCCTCTACATCCAAGCATATGAGATGTATAGGCGAATGTTTGAGGGAAACCATCCCCAAGTGGCAACAAGCTTGAACAATTTAGCAGCACTCTACTATCACCAAGGCAGATACACCGAAGCCGAACCCCTCTACACCGAAGCCTATGAGATGACAAGGCGAATCTTTACTGGAGACCATCCCTCTGTGGCAACGAGCTTGAACAACTTAGCTTTATTCTACAAAAGTCAAGGCAGATACACCGAAGCCGAACCTCTCTACACCGAAGCGTTAGAGATGAGAAGGCGAATTTTTACTGGAGACCATCCCGATGTGGCAACAAGCTTGAACAACTTAGCTTTACTCTACAAAATCCAAGGCAAATACACCGAAGCTGAACCCCTCTACACCGAAGCGTTAGAGATGATAAGGCGAATGTTTGAGGGTGACCATCCCGATGTGGCAACAAGCTTGAACAATTTAGCTTTACTCTACTCTAGCCAAGACAGATACACCGAAGCTGAACCTCTTTGCACCGAAGCCTTAGAAATGAGAAGGCGAATGTTTGAGGGTGACCATCCCGATGTGGCTTCGAGCTTGAACAATTTAGCAGTACTCTACAGAATACAAGGGAGATACACCAAAGCTGAACCTCTTTACACCGAAGCATTAAAAATGAGAAGGCGAATCTTTACTGGAGACCATCCCGATGTGGCCAGGAACTTGAACAATTTAGCAGAACTCTACAGAATACAAGGCAGATACACCGAAGCTGAACCTCTTTACACCGAAGCCTTAGAGATGAGAAGGCGAATGTTTGAGGGTGACCATCCCGATGTGACAACAAGCTTGAACAATTTAGCAGAACTCTATTGTAGCCAAGACAGATACACCGAAGCTGAACCTCTTTACACCGAAGCCTTAGAGATGACAAAGCGAATGTTTGATGGAAACCATCCCTCTGTGGCAGGGAGCTTGAACAATTTAGCAGTACTCTACTATAACCAAGGCAGATACACCGAAGCCGAACCTCTTTACAACGAAGCCTTAGAGATGACAAAGCGAATGTTTGATGGAGACCATCCCTCTGTGGCAACAAGCTTGAACAACTTAGCTTTACTCTACAAAAGTCAAGGCAGATACACCGAAGCCGAACCTCTTTACACCGAAGCGTTAGAGATGAGAAGGCGAATTTTTACTGGAGACCATCCCGATGTGGCCCTGAGCTTGAACAATTTAGCAGAACTCTACTATAGCCAAGACAGATACGATGAAGCTAAATCTCTCTACACAGAAGCTTTAGAGATGGCTGAACGAACTTTAGGAACAGATCATCCTACGACTCAAAGTATTCGTCAAAACTATGACGACTTACAGTCAATAATATAA
- a CDS encoding acyl-CoA dehydrogenase family protein, translating to MQLEANLPLNSEEQLLQTAITYFQDIIAPQANLLDQSPQALKKALQGMGERGLLALRVPQEWGGAGVSELTYRHFQMLISRYSGALSFLQMQHQSAGSQLVASEHEALKQEYLPRMGSGEVLLGIGFSHLRRAGEPVMKATPVEGGYILSGIVPWVTGLGFFDDCIMAATLPDGQALYGVIPLREMDQPGGGQIRFSEAMELIVVGSTNTVRSELKQWFLAADRVVCIQPANAIQENDAKNVLHHGFFALGCAQAALDIVERVYYQKQLPFIAEAFNRLSDELETCRHKMLIATAIEGAFDDEGLPLRAWAINLAGRCARAAVAVSSGAANGLDHPAGRVYREALLFTVAGQTTAVMEATLEQLLC from the coding sequence ATGCAATTAGAAGCTAATTTACCGCTCAACTCAGAAGAACAATTATTACAAACAGCAATAACCTATTTTCAGGATATCATTGCTCCTCAAGCGAACCTACTGGATCAATCTCCCCAGGCCTTAAAAAAAGCACTTCAGGGAATGGGTGAACGCGGCTTACTGGCCTTAAGAGTCCCCCAAGAGTGGGGCGGCGCGGGGGTAAGTGAACTGACTTATCGTCACTTTCAAATGTTGATCAGCCGCTATTCGGGGGCTTTATCGTTCCTACAAATGCAACACCAAAGCGCCGGTTCTCAACTGGTAGCGAGTGAGCATGAGGCACTCAAGCAGGAATATTTGCCGCGTATGGGAAGCGGGGAAGTCTTATTAGGGATAGGGTTTTCTCACTTACGTCGCGCGGGTGAACCTGTGATGAAAGCAACTCCGGTTGAAGGGGGTTATATTTTATCGGGGATAGTTCCCTGGGTCACGGGGCTAGGTTTTTTTGATGATTGTATTATGGCGGCGACGTTGCCGGATGGTCAAGCTTTATATGGGGTGATTCCGCTACGAGAGATGGATCAACCCGGAGGCGGCCAAATTCGCTTTAGTGAGGCGATGGAGTTGATCGTGGTGGGTTCTACCAATACGGTAAGGAGTGAGTTAAAACAGTGGTTTTTAGCGGCTGATCGGGTGGTGTGCATTCAACCCGCTAATGCTATTCAGGAAAATGATGCCAAAAATGTCCTCCATCATGGTTTTTTTGCTCTTGGCTGCGCTCAAGCGGCACTTGATATCGTGGAGAGGGTTTATTATCAAAAGCAGTTACCTTTTATTGCTGAGGCGTTTAATAGACTTTCCGATGAGTTAGAAACCTGTCGTCACAAAATGTTAATTGCCACAGCTATTGAGGGGGCTTTTGATGACGAAGGTTTACCCTTAAGGGCGTGGGCCATTAATTTAGCCGGACGATGTGCTAGGGCGGCGGTGGCGGTTTCCAGTGGTGCGGCCAATGGGTTAGATCATCCAGCCGGGCGCGTATATCGAGAAGCCTTGTTATTTACGGTTGCCGGACAAACCACTGCCGTGATGGAGGCCACCCTAGAACAGTTGCTTTGTTGA
- the panB gene encoding 3-methyl-2-oxobutanoate hydroxymethyltransferase: MAVTTGQIIKWKQQQRPIVTLTAWDYAIARILDEVGVDIILVGDSLAMVALGHETTLPISLDEMIHHAAAVRRGVKHALVVCDLPFLSYQESISQAIHSAGRVLKETGANAVKLEGGHPAMAETVARLTTIGIPVMGHVGLTPQSVHQLGYKKQGKTDNEAARILDEAYALYQAGAFAVVLEHIPADLAALITNKLPIPTIGIGAGPDCDGQVLVTADLLGLTDKQPPFVKVYANLREVITQAVQNYSQEVRDKKFPI, from the coding sequence ATGGCAGTCACAACCGGACAAATTATTAAATGGAAACAACAACAACGCCCCATCGTCACCTTAACAGCGTGGGATTATGCGATCGCTCGAATTCTCGATGAGGTAGGAGTAGATATTATCTTAGTCGGTGATTCTTTAGCAATGGTTGCCCTAGGCCATGAGACGACTTTACCCATTAGCCTTGATGAAATGATACATCATGCCGCAGCAGTGCGTCGTGGAGTCAAACACGCTTTAGTAGTATGTGATCTACCCTTTTTAAGCTATCAAGAAAGCATCTCTCAAGCCATTCATTCAGCCGGACGAGTCTTAAAAGAAACCGGGGCCAATGCAGTTAAATTAGAAGGGGGTCATCCGGCCATGGCTGAAACCGTAGCCCGACTAACCACCATAGGAATACCTGTGATGGGCCATGTGGGGTTAACCCCTCAGTCAGTACATCAACTCGGTTACAAAAAGCAAGGAAAAACCGATAATGAAGCCGCTAGAATTCTCGATGAAGCTTATGCCCTCTATCAAGCGGGGGCCTTTGCCGTAGTATTAGAACATATTCCGGCGGACTTAGCCGCACTAATTACCAACAAATTACCCATTCCTACCATAGGTATTGGGGCCGGACCGGACTGTGATGGACAGGTATTAGTGACAGCAGACTTGTTAGGATTAACCGATAAACAGCCGCCCTTTGTGAAAGTGTATGCTAACTTACGAGAAGTCATAACCCAAGCCGTACAAAACTATTCCCAAGAAGTGCGAGACAAGAAATTTCCTATTTAA